One window from the genome of Schistocerca piceifrons isolate TAMUIC-IGC-003096 chromosome 8, iqSchPice1.1, whole genome shotgun sequence encodes:
- the LOC124711784 gene encoding uncharacterized protein LOC124711784 has translation MGGVRLLAAIKELNGTARGLIADAKSCSKLDDTLVKIQCRSQLLVELGPELLSRTAELKEAAAEDADAVADQVEALVQKCLPAGSPMDLEVQDLLTDMGRCTASAVSAAEGRRDTPREDL, from the exons ATGGGTGGCGTAAGGCTGCTGGCTGCCATCAAGGAACTCAACGGCACGGCCCGGGGACTCATCGCGGATGCCAAAAGCTGCTCCAAACTAGACGACACGCTCGTCAAG ATTCAATGCCGCTCGCAGCTGTTAGTGGAGCTCGGTCCAGAGCTGCTGTCGCGCACTGCAGAGCTGAAAGAGGCAGCCGCGGAAGATGCCGACGCCGTGGCGGACCAAGTGGAAGCGCTCGTGCAGAAATGCCTGCCGGCCGGGTCTCCGATGGACCTCGAGGTGCAGGACCTGCTGACGGACATGGGGCGTTGCACGGCCAGCGCCGTGTCTGCCGCAGAGGGGCGCCGGGACACGCCCCGCGAGGACCTCTAA